TCACAGCGCTCGTCGCGGCTCCGTTCGTGGCAACCGCCCACATGGTTTACGTCGTGCCCGGCGCCGACGGGAAGGCCATCGTTGTCGTGTTCAGTGACACGCTCGATCCCGACACGAAGGTGACGACCGACAAACTCACCGGGCTGAAACTGACCGGCCACACGGCCGATGGCAAGAGCGTCGCGGTTGAAGCCAAGCGGGAACCGCACCAGTTCACGGCCGCCCTACCCGCCGGGACCGCGGTTGTTTCTGGCGACGTCATTTACGGCCTCATGACCAAGAGCGAGAAGCCGACGCTGCTCGTGTACCACCCGAAAGCGGTGACGGGCGGGGCGACCGGCACCAAGGCGACTGTGGGGGAATCCGCGGCGCTGGAAGTGGTGCCGGTCACGGAAGGTGGGAAGATCCGGTTCCGGCTGCTCGCGAAAGGAAAGCCGGTTGCCGGTTCAGAGGGGACTGTGCTGCTGCCGGACGGGAAGAAGGAAAAGGTGACGACCGACAAGGACGGTTACACGACCGCTTTTGAAGGGAGCGGGCGATTCGCCGCGTGGTTCCGTCACGCCGAAACCCGAGCGGGAGAACACGACGGCAAGAAGTTCGAGGAAGTTCGCCACTACGCCACGCTCGTCGCCGACGTCGCCAAGTAACCACCTCCATCTCATTCGGAATCGTGTCGCTTTGATTGACTTCTGTAGCCGGCCTCTGCGAGGCCGGTGAGCCACAAACAGTGGACATCCCGGCCTCGCAGAGGCCGGCTACAGAAAACGACCCGCCCGCGCGGGTCAACACCCCACGAGGACCAAAGATGACCCGTGAACCCGTGTGGGACGTGTCGGCCGCGTCCCACTTACTCAGCCGCACCAGTTTCGGTGGCACCCCGCAGCAAGCCGAGCGACTGGCCGCGCGCCCGCTCAAGGACGCGGTTTCCGCACTCATCGAAGACGCTCAGCGTGCCCCCGCGCCGCAGAAGCCCGCGTGGGTGAAAGAACCGTGGGTGAACACCGAGCGCGTGTACCCGGAGACGACCAACGAAGAGCGGATGGAGAACCACCGCAAGGCGGGCGAGCGCCAGTCCCGCGAGCGGAACGAACTCCGGTGCTGGTGGATCGATCACGCGATCCGCACGCCCGCGCCGCTCCGCGAGGTGATGACGCTGTTCTGGCACGGGCACTTCACCACCGAAGCGCGCCGGATGTCCGTCGCCCAGCCGCTCTACACTCAAAACGCGGCACTCCGGGCGCACGCACTGGGCAACTTCCGCGATCTGCTTGAAGCGGTCGCGCTCGACGCCGCGATGATGATGTACCTCAACATGGAGGACAGCGACGCGAAGAAGCCGAACGAGAACTTCGCCCGCGAACTCCTCGAACTGTTCACGCTCGGGATCGGCAACTATTCCGAAACCGACATCAAGGAGATCGCACGGGCACTCACTGGTTGGACGCTCAGCGCTCCGTTCGGGACCAAAACGCGACCACTCGTTGAGGGAGCGCCGCGTGCCTTCTGCCGCGATGGGCTGGTGCCGACGTTCGTGAAGGATAAGCACGACGCGGGCGAAAAGACCGTTCTCGGCAAGACCGGTCGGTTCGGGGCAAAGGAGGTTCTCGATATCGTTGCGACCCACCCCGCGACCGCGAAGTTCGTAGCGGGCAAGCTGGTCGCGTTCTTCGGCGCCGCGGACCCGAAGAACGAACTCCGGGACCGTGTCTCCGAAGCGTTCACCGCGTCGAAGGGGAATATCGCTTCAGCACTGGCCGTGTTGCTAACGGCGCCGGAGTTCTTCGCGAAGGAGAGCCGCGGAACGCTCATCAAGTCGCCGGTGCATTTGCTCGTCGGCACCTGCCGATTGCTCGATCTCGATGTCACGGCCACGCCGAGCCTGGCACAAGTCACAGCCGCGATGGGGCAGGAACTGTTCAACCCGCCGAACGTGAAGGGCTGGCCGGGCGGTCGGGATTGGATCAGTTCGGGAACGCTGGCCGTCCGCTATCACCTGCCGGAAGCGCTGTTCGATGGCACGGAGCCGGGCGGATTCGAGCCACTCGCGACTGACCGGTTCTTCGCACTCCCGGCCGACGAAACCGCGCGCCGCGATCTCATCAAGCGCATCCAAGCGGCTGACCAGTTGCGAAAGACCGAGCGCAAAAAAGACGGGTTCAAAGTGACTTTCACCCCCGCAAAAGCAATTGGCGAGAAGGTTCCAGAGAAGGCCGAAGTGCTGGTCGACGTGCTTCTGGCCCGGCTCCTCGCGGTTCCCTCGCGCCCCGACACGAAGGCCGCGCTCGTCGATGCCGTCAACCAAGTCGAACCGGCCGAGCGCGTGAAGCTCGCGTGCCGGCTGATCCTCATGACCCCCGAATACCAACTCGCCTAACGGAGATTTTCATGTTT
This region of Gemmata massiliana genomic DNA includes:
- a CDS encoding DUF4198 domain-containing protein: MIRSLLVLTALVAAPFVATAHMVYVVPGADGKAIVVVFSDTLDPDTKVTTDKLTGLKLTGHTADGKSVAVEAKREPHQFTAALPAGTAVVSGDVIYGLMTKSEKPTLLVYHPKAVTGGATGTKATVGESAALEVVPVTEGGKIRFRLLAKGKPVAGSEGTVLLPDGKKEKVTTDKDGYTTAFEGSGRFAAWFRHAETRAGEHDGKKFEEVRHYATLVADVAK
- a CDS encoding DUF1800 domain-containing protein — encoded protein: MTREPVWDVSAASHLLSRTSFGGTPQQAERLAARPLKDAVSALIEDAQRAPAPQKPAWVKEPWVNTERVYPETTNEERMENHRKAGERQSRERNELRCWWIDHAIRTPAPLREVMTLFWHGHFTTEARRMSVAQPLYTQNAALRAHALGNFRDLLEAVALDAAMMMYLNMEDSDAKKPNENFARELLELFTLGIGNYSETDIKEIARALTGWTLSAPFGTKTRPLVEGAPRAFCRDGLVPTFVKDKHDAGEKTVLGKTGRFGAKEVLDIVATHPATAKFVAGKLVAFFGAADPKNELRDRVSEAFTASKGNIASALAVLLTAPEFFAKESRGTLIKSPVHLLVGTCRLLDLDVTATPSLAQVTAAMGQELFNPPNVKGWPGGRDWISSGTLAVRYHLPEALFDGTEPGGFEPLATDRFFALPADETARRDLIKRIQAADQLRKTERKKDGFKVTFTPAKAIGEKVPEKAEVLVDVLLARLLAVPSRPDTKAALVDAVNQVEPAERVKLACRLILMTPEYQLA